One genomic segment of Primulina tabacum isolate GXHZ01 chromosome 9, ASM2559414v2, whole genome shotgun sequence includes these proteins:
- the LOC142556501 gene encoding flowering-promoting factor 1-like protein 3 produces MSGVWVFKNGVVRLVENAGECNTKKVLVHLPSSDVITSYNILERKLLSLGWERYYYDPDLLQFHKRSTVHLISLPKDFNKFKSMHMYDIVVKNRNEFEVRDT; encoded by the coding sequence ATGTCTGGTGTTTGGGTATTCAAAAACGGCGTTGTCCGGCTCGTTGAGAATGCGGGAGAATGCAATACCAAGAAAGTTTTGGTCCATCTTCCTTCAAGTGATGTGATAACTTCATATAACATTCTTGAGCGGAAATTGTTGTCCCTAGGATGGGAGCGGTATTACTATGACCCCGATTTGTTGCAGTTCCATAAAAGATCCACAGTTCATCTGATCTCTCTTCCTAAAGACTTCAACAAGTTCAAGTCCATGCATATGTATGACATTGTTGTCAAGAATCGCAATGAATTTGAAGTTAGGGATACATAA